A genomic segment from Desulfobulbaceae bacterium encodes:
- a CDS encoding HU family DNA-binding protein, protein MNKSELIAAMAESADLTKVDAEKALNGAMETITGALAKGESVTLVGFGTFSAVKRAARIGRNPSTGKELKIAAKTVAKFKVGKSLADAVN, encoded by the coding sequence ATGAACAAATCAGAACTTATTGCAGCAATGGCAGAATCAGCAGACCTCACAAAAGTAGATGCAGAAAAAGCTCTCAACGGAGCGATGGAGACAATCACTGGTGCCCTGGCAAAAGGTGAAAGTGTTACGCTAGTCGGATTCGGTACTTTTTCTGCGGTAAAACGAGCTGCCCGTATTGGTCGTAATCCAAGTACAGGTAAAGAACTTAAGATTGCAGCAAAGACAGTTGCTAAGTTTAAAGTCGGTAAAAGTTTGGCTGATGCAGTAAATTAG